In Deltaproteobacteria bacterium, the genomic stretch AAAACCACGGTGACGGTAGCCTCGATGGGGATCTCCCCGATTTGAACGGGAGTTTGAGTTCTTGCGGCCGCCAGGGCGTTCCCGTATACCGAGCGCTCCCTGGGGGAGCCGCCGTAGCTGATGTTCAGGATTCTTTGGATGGTCAGGCCGGCTGCCTTTGCCAGGGCACCGGCGGTCTTGATGGCCTGTTTCACGGCCCTGGCCGCCGCTTCTGTTTTCAGTTCCTCTTCATTGTCACACCTGAATGTCAGACCCCCCAGGCCGGTTGCCCCGGCAGCGGCGGCCTCGTCAATAAGCCTTCCGAGTTTGTCGAGGTCTCCTGTTTCGACTGTCGTGGTGTTTCTGGCCCGATAGCCTGCCGGGCGGGTCCTGTCTCCCTTCTTGTAAACCGGTGAGAGGGCGTAGGCCGATGTCCTCAACCTGTCACTTTTCGTCAGGATTTTTTTCAATGCATCGAGCAGTCTCTGGGTCCGCGCTGCATTCTCGTTGACAGCGTCCTGAGCCTTTGCCCGGGTGACTTCGACAGAAAAAGAGAGGGCGGCAACAGTCGGTTTTGCCATGATCCTCGCCCTGCCCACGACCTCGATGGCCGGCGGTCCGGGGTAGCCCTGGGCCAGGGCCATGGAGGCAGAACCAGTGAAAGCAAGAACGGTGCAGAGAATGCAGAGGAATCTCTTGTACATGGGGAGCCTCCTGTGGTTCGGGTGGCACTTGAGATGGTAGAGAAAAACTCTTTGGAGCTCTCCCCTATTCTACAGGTTTTGAGGGGACGTGCAAGGGAACAGGAACCGGAGTTTCCGCTTTCGCAATGTCGCTTACGGGGGGACGAAGGTATTTTCCGAAAGCCAGGAAACTCCGGATTCTGCAAGAGCCCGAGGTCCGCGGCCCGGCCGATGACTCGCCGATTTTCTATTTCCTCGGGCGGCCGGGGCTGTTTTTCAGGTTCTTGATTGCGACTTTTTTCTTCCAAACAGTGCCAGCCCCAGGAGTCCGGACCCGACAAGAAGCAGGGTAGCAGGCTCGGGGACGCTCGTGCCTTCCGGTTTCCAGGTGAGGTCTTTGGAGCCGGGGTTGCCCACAAGTGTAGAAAGGATTTTCTTGCCCCTGGTCTTTGTCTTTATGGCCATTACGTCGAGGTGGATCCAGTCGAGGTCGAGTCCACCCGTGTCGATTGCAAGCTCCTTTATTTCGCCGGGTTTGTTGAAGGTGGTCTCATCGGCAAAGTTCGGCATGGTAGCCTGGGCCTTGGCGAACTCTCCGATGTCGTAAAACAGGAAATCGGCGATGGCTGACTTGAGCGGGTCGTGGTCGTTCGGGAAGTATGAGTTGTCCGCGTTCCAGTGAAAGGCGGAGATTCCACCGAAAGTGAGAGAGGAAGAAGCCGTAGCCCCCAAGCCGTCTGGAACAGAGGCGAGGAGGATGGCCCCGTGGGTATCGAAGAGGGTGGGGAGCCCGAATGAGGAATAGTCGTTACCGGTGCCTGTGGATCCCAGGCGGGTGACGTTTTTGTTGTATATCCCGCCGATCAGGATCGGTCCTACCCCCGAGGCAATCGCAGTATCGGTTTCCGTGGGATCGGTCAAAGACGGGAAATAGTCCGCGTAGGTGCCGGTGTCTCCAGGGCCTGCGAAGGCACCTATCTCCAGAGCAAAAGGACTCGCATTTGCCGCCAGCCCGAGGATGAAAAACCCTACTGCCATCAGCTTTGCAATACTCTTCATTACCTGGATTCCCCCTCTCATCGAAGAGATACAAACACGTATAGAAGAATCAAAGGCCGTGCCAAATAACCCGAGTCCATCCGGTCCGGACAGGATCGGCGGATTCATAGATTCCTTGCGGAAAAGCCCGACCACGGGAAGGAGCAAAGGGCAGCCGTTTGTTCGGGATAGATCATGGGAGTGTAAAGTTTTCCGTCATTTTTTCGGAAATCGGGGACAATCGGCAGGGATCTTGCCTAAGGTGATTGAATAGACAGGGAGACCGGGAATCCGGCAGGATGGTGCGAAATTGTAAGGTATTCCGACGATTCTGTCGATTTTCCCTGTGTGGCGGCATACTTGCGGTGTCAAGCCCATGGGTGAGTCGGGGGTGTGCCTCCATCTCGTGGCCGGCCTTCCCGCGGCGGCCCAGAGTCATTGTCTTCTCTGGATTCCCAGCTTTTCCATGAGCTCGTAAAGGGTAGGCCGGCTGATGCGCAGTTGGGCCGCGGCTTTGGTCATGTTACCCCTGTTTCTTGCCAGGGCCTGCCGGATGAGGTCTCTTTCGAGAGCCTCCCGGGCTTCCCTGAGCCCTCGGCCCTCGTATTTTGCATGGGGAGAGGTCAGCTCCAGATCCTCGGGTGTTACCTTGTGTCCGTCTGCCATGATCACAGCCCGCTTGATTCGGTTTTCGAGTTCCCGCACATTGCCCGGCCATCTGTGGGCCTCCAGGGAGCGAATCGCCCCTGTGGTGAACCCTGTGATCTTTCTGTTACTTTCGGCTGCATACCGCCGGAGCAGATGATTTGCAAGCAGAAGGATATCTCCTTCACGGTCGCAGAGGGGAGGAAGGGAGATGACGACGACGCCGATCCGGTAGTAGAGATCCTCTCGAAAACGGCCGTCCTTCATTGCTTGCTTGAGGTCGGCGTTTGTGGCAGCGATCACCCTGGAGTCGACCACGATCTCTCCTCTTCCGCCTACCCGCTCTATGGTGTGCTCTTGAAGGAATCGAAGGAGCTTTACCTGGAGGGCCGTGGAGAGTTCGCCGATTTCATCCAGGAAGAGTGTCCCCCCGTGGGCTTTCTCTATGCGCCCTCTCCGCTGGATGTGGGCGCCGGTGAAGGCCCCCTTTTCGTGGCCGAAGAGCTCGCTCTCCAGCAAGGTCTCAGGAATGGCACCGCAGTTGATCGCCACAAAAGCGTGGTGCCTCCTGGAGCTCTGCCGGTGGATGGCGCGTGCCACGAGCTCCTTGCCCGTGCCATTCTCTCCCATGAGCAGAACAGGAACATCCGTGGTCGCCACCTTACGGACCGAGGTGTATACCCTCTGCATCTGGGGGCTGGTTCCGAGCATTCCCTCAAACGATTCTTGATCGAAGCGGTATTGGAGCTCCCGGTGCTCCCGTTCGAGTCGATAGACGTGGATCGCACGGGAGAGGATTGTCCTAAGCTCGTCAACCTGGATCGGCTTGGAGAGGAAATCATAGGCCCCCTGGCCGATCGCCCGGAGCGCGTGCTTCTTTTCGCCGTGACCGGTCGCAACGATGACCTTGACCAGGGCATCCTCTGCAAGTATCTCGGACAGAGCCCGAAAGCCCTCTTCCACGGTGTCGGGGGCCGGCGGCAGGCCGAGGTCCAGGATCACGGCAGGTGGCCGGTCTCGTCTGAGAATCTCCAGGGCACTGGGGCGGTCGCCGGCCTCCAGTATCTCGTAGTCGTGCCCAAGAGCCCATCTCAGTTGGGTACGGAGGTCCTGGTCGTCTTCGACGATGAGGAGCTTGGGGATGGAAACCACCTCGGAGTTCATCTTTCTTTGGGGCACGCAGGGTTTCAGGGCTTGCCCGCGTGTTTGTTTTCTTGCCGCCTTATTTCCGGCAGTCCGATTCTCCGGAGTGAGGGACCAGGGGCGTGGGTCGGTTCATGAGAGCCTCTTGCTCATTTACCCATCTCTGCCAGCGTGCTCCTCGCCTCCTCTGCTCCGGGAAATTCCCGGCTCAGTTCAAGGGCCTGCCTCAATTCCCTCGCAGCCAGTGTCATCTGCCCGTTCTTGTGATAGGCCATCCCAAGATGATAGTGGACCACGGGATGGTTGGGGAGCTTTTCTCTGCTCTCCTCGAGGTGGGCGATGGCCTTTGGGAGGACGTTCATCTTGTAATAGATCCAACCGAGTGTATCGGAGACGTTCGGGTCCCCTGGAGACCTCTCCTCGGCCATCCGGGCCAACGTCAAAGCCCTGCTGATATCGCCCCCGTGCTCCGCCTCCATGTAGGCCAGGTTGTTTGCCGCAGGAGAGAATTCGGGGTCGATTTTGAGGATCCTCTCATACTCGTCTCTGGCCTTTGCGAAGTCGTGCTGGGAATCGTAGATGACCGCCAGGAGCATGCGTGCCTGGATGGAGTCGGGATCCCTTTCAATGGCAGACCTGTACTCCTCTGTGGCCTTGTCGACCATTTTGTGGCGGACATAGAAGCTGCCGAGAGAGACGAAGAGGGCGGAAGAGGTAGGGTCGAGATCGATTGCCGTCTTAAGGTTGGCTTCTGCCTGCTCAATCCGGCCCTCTCTCTCGTAAAGCCTCCCGAGAAGGTTGTAGAAGGAGGCCCGGCCAGGGGAGATCTCGATCTGTTTCCTAACTCTGGCGACGGCCTCTTGCGGCTCCTTCTTGCGGAGGTAGACCGAAACGATGTCCGCAAGGGCCGGGAAGAAATCCGGATCCACTGAGAGGGCTTTTTCAAGATAGCCGGCGGCCTTCGTGAGATCACCTTCGGCCATGGCGGTCTGGCCGAGCCGATGGTAGCCGGTTGGATTCCCGGGATCGATCCGGATCATTTCGGCGAAGTGTTCGCCGGCCTTCTTGAAGTTCCTCTTCAACAGAAAGGCCTTCCCCAGGACGAGGTGAGCCCGCAGGTCCTGCGGATTTTTCTCTACCAGGCGGCTCCCCTGTTCGATGACCAGATCGAGGTCTCTCTGTCGAAAGGCGATCTGGAGAAGAGCCATGCGAGCGGCGTTCATTTCGGGGTCGAGTCGGAGAGAGTCGGCAAGCTCTCTTTTGGCTTCCTGTTCGTCCCTGTCGGCGAAATAGGCAAGCCCGAGGAAGTAATGGGCCATGGCAAACCCGGGGCGACTTCGGGTGACCGCCTCGAGGGTGGCGATCGCCTCTTTTGTCTGCCCCAGGGCGAGCTCGAGTCTTCCCTTCAGGTAGAGGCCGAGGGCATTGTTGTCGTCAAGGCGGAGGATTTCGTCGGTCTGCTTCCGGGCCTCTTGGAAATCTCCTCTTGAGAGGAGGATCTCAGCTACCTTTGCTCGTGCCCTGAGGTGCTTGGGATCGATATCGAGTACCTTCCTGTACGCGGTCAGGGCCTTGTCGTTTTCCCCGCGGCTCGCATAGAAATCGGCGAGGATGAACCGAACGTCCGCATTTTCGGGTTCGAGATCGGCGGCGGCCCGGTAGTTTTCCTCTGCCTTGTCCCACCTCTTTGTTGAAGCATAGAAATTTCCGAGGAGC encodes the following:
- the prsR gene encoding PEP-CTERM-box response regulator transcription factor, with translation MPKLLIVEDDQDLRTQLRWALGHDYEILEAGDRPSALEILRRDRPPAVILDLGLPPAPDTVEEGFRALSEILAEDALVKVIVATGHGEKKHALRAIGQGAYDFLSKPIQVDELRTILSRAIHVYRLEREHRELQYRFDQESFEGMLGTSPQMQRVYTSVRKVATTDVPVLLMGENGTGKELVARAIHRQSSRRHHAFVAINCGAIPETLLESELFGHEKGAFTGAHIQRRGRIEKAHGGTLFLDEIGELSTALQVKLLRFLQEHTIERVGGRGEIVVDSRVIAATNADLKQAMKDGRFREDLYYRIGVVVISLPPLCDREGDILLLANHLLRRYAAESNRKITGFTTGAIRSLEAHRWPGNVRELENRIKRAVIMADGHKVTPEDLELTSPHAKYEGRGLREAREALERDLIRQALARNRGNMTKAAAQLRISRPTLYELMEKLGIQRRQ
- a CDS encoding SIMPL domain-containing protein (The SIMPL domain is named for its presence in mouse protein SIMPL (signalling molecule that associates with mouse pelle-like kinase). Bacterial member BP26, from Brucella, was shown to assemble into a channel-like structure, while YggE from E. coli has been associated with resistance to oxidative stress.); the encoded protein is MYKRFLCILCTVLAFTGSASMALAQGYPGPPAIEVVGRARIMAKPTVAALSFSVEVTRAKAQDAVNENAARTQRLLDALKKILTKSDRLRTSAYALSPVYKKGDRTRPAGYRARNTTTVETGDLDKLGRLIDEAAAAGATGLGGLTFRCDNEEELKTEAAARAVKQAIKTAGALAKAAGLTIQRILNISYGGSPRERSVYGNALAAARTQTPVQIGEIPIEATVTVVFKVE
- a CDS encoding tetratricopeptide repeat protein, coding for MKIEPKARKLIIPLVLLFFAVAVGCGSPEQKKARHMKRGDSYFEKGKFEEAIIEYRNATHIDPEDALAHYKLGMACLKTGQLGRAFAELSRSVDLDEDNIDAQLRLGALLISARKVKEAEQRARFVLAREPDNVEGHLLLSAVYFVERDVAKSIKEAEKAVDLAPDRVGPYLDLAKLYTVNGEREAAEKTLKRAIALDKKSVEAHFDLANFYRITGRLGEAEDQFKLIAALEPQRVNPILLLGNFYASTKRWDKAEENYRAAADLEPENADVRFILADFYASRGENDKALTAYRKVLDIDPKHLRARAKVAEILLSRGDFQEARKQTDEILRLDDNNALGLYLKGRLELALGQTKEAIATLEAVTRSRPGFAMAHYFLGLAYFADRDEQEAKRELADSLRLDPEMNAARMALLQIAFRQRDLDLVIEQGSRLVEKNPQDLRAHLVLGKAFLLKRNFKKAGEHFAEMIRIDPGNPTGYHRLGQTAMAEGDLTKAAGYLEKALSVDPDFFPALADIVSVYLRKKEPQEAVARVRKQIEISPGRASFYNLLGRLYEREGRIEQAEANLKTAIDLDPTSSALFVSLGSFYVRHKMVDKATEEYRSAIERDPDSIQARMLLAVIYDSQHDFAKARDEYERILKIDPEFSPAANNLAYMEAEHGGDISRALTLARMAEERSPGDPNVSDTLGWIYYKMNVLPKAIAHLEESREKLPNHPVVHYHLGMAYHKNGQMTLAARELRQALELSREFPGAEEARSTLAEMGK
- a CDS encoding choice-of-anchor N protein, whose product is MKSIAKLMAVGFFILGLAANASPFALEIGAFAGPGDTGTYADYFPSLTDPTETDTAIASGVGPILIGGIYNKNVTRLGSTGTGNDYSSFGLPTLFDTHGAILLASVPDGLGATASSSLTFGGISAFHWNADNSYFPNDHDPLKSAIADFLFYDIGEFAKAQATMPNFADETTFNKPGEIKELAIDTGGLDLDWIHLDVMAIKTKTRGKKILSTLVGNPGSKDLTWKPEGTSVPEPATLLLVGSGLLGLALFGRKKSQSRT